A DNA window from Brachionichthys hirsutus isolate HB-005 chromosome 10, CSIRO-AGI_Bhir_v1, whole genome shotgun sequence contains the following coding sequences:
- the LOC137899938 gene encoding thialysine N-epsilon-acetyltransferase-like, protein MDVRIRAGTKEDCKEMQRMIMELAVFEKMPDQVKISHEDLERDGFGQNPFFECLVAEVPEEHKSKEGHTIVGYSLYFYTYSTWEGPVIHVEDLYVMQEFRGNGIGKGLLSKVAELGQKKRCQRLNMTVLDWNKSSLEFYAAKGAVDLTETEGWHFLRFHGQSLANLANQAPKD, encoded by the exons ATGGATGTCAGAATACGGGCTGGTACGAAAGAGGACTGCAAAGAAATGCAGAGAATGATAATG GAATTGGCTGTTTTTGAAAAAATGCCCGATCAAGTGAAAATCTCTCATGAAG ATTTGGAGCGAGACGGTTTTGGACAGAATCCCTTCTTTGAATGCCTCGTCGCTGAAGTACCTGAGGAACACAAGTCTAAGGAAG GACATACAATCGTTGGATACTCCCTGTACTTCTACACTTACAGTACATGGGAGGGGCCTGTAATACACGTGGAAGACCTGTATGTGATGCAAGAATTCAGAG GAAATGGTATTGGCAAGGGTTTACTGAGCAAAGTGGCTGAG CTGGGGCAGAAGAAGCGGTGTCAGAGGCTGAACATGACCGTTTTAGATTGGAACAAATCATCTCTTGAATTCTATGCTGCTAAAGGAGCTGTGGACCTCACCGAGACTGAAGGCTGGCATTTCTTACGTTTCCATGGACAAAGCCTGGCTAACTTAGCAAATCAAGCACCAAAAGATTAA
- the LOC137900525 gene encoding claudin-15-like, whose product MNAIVEAFASFLGFLAWLMVGIALPNRNWRVSTVDGNVITTSTIYENLWMSCATDSTGVHNCRDFPSLLALSGYIQASRALMIASIVFGTFGLVATLSGMQCSKIGGENHILKGRIAAVGGVFFLLQGICTLIAISWYAANITQQFFDQFYPGTKYEIGEGLYIGWASSVLAICGGSCLLFSCKVKNPNGKIPYIYHPSSRGHVVSTVATSQTSNYGRNAYV is encoded by the exons ATGAATGCCATTGTGGAAGCTTTTGCCTCCTTCCTGGGATTTCTGGCCTGGCTGATGGTTGGGATTGCCCTTCCAAATCGAAACTGGAGGGTTTCTACGGTGGACGGTAACGTTATCACCACATCAACCATCTATGAAAATCTGTGGATGTCCTGCGCAACCGACTCTACGGGAGTTCACAACTGCCGGGATTTTCCATCTTTGCTAGCGTTGAGTG GGTACATTCAAGCGTCCCGGGCGCTCATGATCGCTTCCATTGTCTTCGGGACTTTCGGGCTCGTGGCCACACTCTCAGGAATGCAGTGCTCAAAAATAGGAGGAGAAAACCACATCCTGAAGGGAAGGATTGCTGCGGTGGGAGGAGTGTTCTTTTTGCTGCAAG GGATTTGCACCTTAATTGCTATATCCTGGTACGCCGCCAACATTACACAGCAGTTCTTTGACCAGTTTTATCCCGGGACAAA ATATGAGATTGGAGAGGGCTTGTACATCGGCTGGGCCTCATCTGTACTTGCCATTTGTGGCGGCTCATGCCTGTTGTTTAGTTGTAAAGTGAAGAACCCCAATGGAAAAAT ACCGTATATATACCACCCGTCCTCCAGAGGACACGTGGTGTCAACGGTGGCGACATCGCAGACCAGCAACTACGGAAGAAATGCATATGTCTGA
- the LOC137900260 gene encoding thialysine N-epsilon-acetyltransferase-like — MNFKIRAATKEDCKEIHRMIMELALCEKMPDHVMTSHEDLERDGFGQNPFFECLVAEVPEEHKSKEGRTAVGYALYACAYSTWNGRSICLEDLYVMQEFRGKGIGKGLLSKVAEEGKKKQCQKLQLTIFDWNKSAREFYAAKGAVDLTESEGRHTISFYAKQLDNLANEAAKQCTKELLSSV, encoded by the exons atgaatttcaaaataagggCTGCTACTAAAGAGGACTGCAAAGAAATACACAGAATGATAATG GAATTGGCTCTTTGTGAAAAAATGCCCGACCACGTGATGACCTCTCACGAAG ACCTGGAGCGAGACGGTTTTGGACAGAATCCCTTCTTTGAATGCCTCGTTGCTGAAGTACCTGAGGAACACAAGTCTAAAGAAG GACGTACAGCTGTCGGGTACGCCCTTTACGCCTGTGCTTACAGTACATGGAATGGACGGTCAATATGTTTGGAAGACCTGTATGTGATGCAAGAATTCAGAG GAAAGGGTATTGGCAAGGGTTTACTGAGCAAAGTGGCTGAG gaggggaagaagaagcagTGTCAGAAGCTGCAGTTGACCATTTTCGATTGGAATAAATCAGCTCGTGAATTCTATGCTGCTAAAGGAGCTGTGGACCTCACTGAGAGTGAAGGCAGACACACTATAAGTTTTTATGCAAAACAACTGGATAATTTAGCAAATGAAGCAGCAAAACAATGTACAAAGGAATTATTGTCCTCTGTATGa